The Triticum aestivum cultivar Chinese Spring chromosome 3A, IWGSC CS RefSeq v2.1, whole genome shotgun sequence genome includes a region encoding these proteins:
- the LOC123059823 gene encoding CSC1-like protein ERD4 — protein MDIPSFVTSILTSLAVFVVLVLVFTWLSRRPGNATVYYPSLLLRGLDPWEGRGRGTRSPVGWIRQAFTASEPDVVAAGGVDAAVYLVFLSSMFAILAFAGIVLLPVLLPIAGTDNALEDSTGRMPSNVTHFEILSLANIEDRSMRLWAFISAVYWVSFVTYFILWRSYKHVSNLRAAARSTSEVKPQEFAMLVRDVPIPPPNQTIKDSVDSYFRALHPDTFYKAMVVTDITKVDKIFQEIEGHKHKIAHAEAVYAESKTANRPEGTRPTHKTGFRGLIGKKVDTIEYCNEQIKELLPKLEDERKSALSEKQQRAAFVFFNSRAAAASASQTLHAQMFDEWTVTEAPEPREVIWANLPRKIYDRHTRQTVVYLIVFVTVAFYMIPITAISAVTTLEKLREKLPFLKVVVDQPFVKTVLQAYLPQIALIVFLAVLPTLLVFLSKSEGIPSQSHVVRAASGKYFYFIVFNVFIGYAIGSSLFSALEKVIKNPTGIFMTLATRLPGTATFFFTFVALRCFVGYGLELSRLVPLIIFHLKRKYICKTEDEVRAAWVPGNLRYNTRVPNDMLIVTIVLCYSVITPLILPFGVAYFALGWLIAKNQVLRVYVPSYESNGRMWPHMHTRIIAALMIYQATMIGIISLKKFYYSTILTPLLVISLIFARTCHARFYPAFAKTPLEVASQQLKETPNMSAIYTAYIPPCLKPEKLEDVQVFEDTQSRTTSRAPSF, from the exons atggacATCCCGTCGTTCGTGACGTCGATTCTGACGTCCTTGGCCGTCTTCGTGGTGCTGGTCCTGGTGTTCACGTGGCTGTCGCGGCGGCCGGGGAACGCGACGGTGTACTACCCGAGCTTGCTGCTGCGGGGGCTCGACCCGTGGGAGGGGCGCGGGCGGGGCACGCGCAGCCCGGTGGGCTGGATCCGCCAGGCGTTCACGGCGTCCGagcccgacgtcgtcgccgccggCGGAGTCGACGCCGCCGTCTACCTCGTCTTCCTCTCGTCCA TGTTTGCAATCCTTGCTTTTGCCGGGATTGTGTTGCTTCCAGTTCTGTTGCCAATTGCTGGAACTGATAATGCCCTGGAGGATTCTACTGGCAGAATGCCGTCCAACGTCACACATTTCGAAATATTGTCATTGGCCAATATTGAA GACCGAAGTATGAGGCTGTGGGCATTCATATCAGCAGTCTATTGGGTCTCCTTTGTCACCTATTTCATACTATGGAGATCCTACAAGCATGTTTCGAATCTGAGAGCAGCTGCAAGATCAACATCAGAGGTTAAACCACAGGAGTTTGCCATGTTGGTGAGAGATGTTCCCATTCCACCTCCTAATCAAACTATAAAGGACTCGGTGGACTCGTATTTCCGAGCACTTCATCCTGACACATTCTACAAAGCAATGGTTGTGACAGACATCACCAAG GTTGATAAAATTTTCCAAGAGATTGAAGGTCACAAACACAAAATTGCTCATGCTGAAGCTGTCTATGCAGAATCAAAAACAGCAAACAGACCTGAGGGCACGAGGCCTACTCATAAGACGGGATTCCGTGGCCTTATCGGTAAAAAGGTCGACACGATTGAGTATTGTAATGAACAGATAAAGGAATTGCTGCCCAAACTAGAGGATGAACGGAAGAGCGCCCTCAGTGAGAAACAGCAACGGGCTGCCTTCGTCTTCTTCAATAGTAGAGCTGCTGCGGCCTCAGCATCTCAGACTCTCCATGCCCAGATGTTTGATGAATGGACTGTTACAGAAGCTCCTGAACCACGTGAGGTAATATGGGCCAATCTTCCAAGGAAAATATATGACAGGCACACCAGACAGACGGTGGTCTATCTCATTGTCTTCGTTACCGTTGCCTTCTACATGATTCCCATCACTGCCATCTCTGCCGTTACAACGCTTGAAAAACTGAGGGAGAAGCTGCCCTTTCTGAAGGTGGTTGTGGACCAGCCGTTTGTTAAGACGGTCTTACAGGCTTACCTGCCGCAGATCGCGCTTATTGTTTTCCTCGCCGTGCTGCCAACTCTTCTTGTGTTCCTGTCAAAGTCCGAAGGGATTCCTTCACAGAGCCATGTGGTGAGGGCGGCATCGGGAAAATATTTCTACTTCatcgtcttcaatgtcttcattggCTACGCAATTGGTTCCTCATTGTTCAGCGCTTTGGAAAAAGTTATCAAGAACCCTACTGGGATTTTTATGACGCTTGCCACCAGGCTTCCCGGAACTGCAACTTTCTTCTTCACGTTCGTTGCACTCAG ATGCTTTGTTGGTTATGGGCTTGAGCTCTCTCGTTTGGTCCCTCTCATCATTTTCCACCTGAAAAGGAAGTACATATGCAAGACAGAGGACGAGGTGAGAGCGGCATGGGTTCCAGGAAACCTGAGGTATAACACCAGGGTTCCCAACGACATGCTCATCGTGACAATTGTGCTGTGCTACTCCGTCATCACGCCTTTGATTTTGCCATTCGGTGTTGCTTACTTTGCTCTGGGTTGGCTTATAGCAAAAAACCAG GTTTTGAGAGTTTATGTTCCGAGTTATGAGAGCAACGGGCGAATGTGGCCACACATGCACACAAGGATCATTGCAGCTCTCATGATCTATCAGGCTACCATGATTggtatcatcagcctgaaaaaatTCTACTATTCTACAATCCTCACACCACTCCTGGTGATAAGCTTAATCTTCGCCCGCACATGCCATGCACGCTTCTATCCTGCATTCGCCAAAACCCCTCTCGAGGTGGCAAGTCAGCAGCTGAAAGAGACGCCCAACATGAGCGCCATTTACACTGCGTACATCCCTCCTTGCCTCAAGCCCGAGAAGCTCGAAGATGTGCAAGTCTTTGAAGACACTCAGTCACGCACCACCTCCAGAGCTCCGTCCTTTTAA